The Teredinibacter sp. KSP-S5-2 genome includes a window with the following:
- a CDS encoding DUF3489 domain-containing protein has translation MSKLTATQTEALVNAAQREDGSVLPLPSNVTPALIGRVINGLQTRGLIEEHGDLYCISDAGREAIADQIPKSENKIKAKPKPQKKAKAENEPEKKTVKKPTKKQQLIELLERDGGASLNEIEKTLGWQKHTVRGTISNLMNKDGYTIESSKNEAGDRVYAIKN, from the coding sequence ATGAGTAAACTTACCGCAACCCAAACAGAAGCCCTGGTAAACGCCGCACAGCGCGAAGATGGTAGCGTATTGCCCCTACCCAGTAATGTCACACCCGCACTTATTGGCCGAGTAATTAATGGCTTGCAAACACGCGGCCTGATCGAAGAACACGGCGATTTATATTGCATTTCTGACGCAGGCAGGGAAGCCATTGCAGATCAGATCCCTAAGAGCGAAAACAAAATCAAAGCCAAACCCAAGCCTCAAAAGAAAGCCAAAGCGGAAAACGAACCCGAAAAAAAGACAGTCAAAAAGCCGACAAAAAAGCAACAACTCATTGAATTGCTTGAACGCGACGGAGGCGCCTCTTTGAATGAAATTGAAAAGACACTTGGCTGGCAAAAACACACCGTGCGCGGCACGATCAGCAACCTAATGAATAAAGATGGCTACACCATCGAATCTTCTAAAAACGAAGCGGGTGATCGTGTCTACGCGATCAAAAACTAA